From Brucella anthropi ATCC 49188:
GATTGCGGAAAATCTTGTCGAACAGCTTCCCGACAAGAAGGCCTATCGCCTGTCGCTGGAGTTTTTCGCAATGGCGGCGCAGGCGCGCCAGCGCGACGGCATATTGAACATTGCGCGCCCGTCACTGCTGCGGCTTTCGACCACGTTCAACGATACGGTCTTCCTGCTGGTGCGCAGCAACTTCGATGCGGTCTGCCTCGACCGTGTGGAAGGCCCGTTTCCCATCCGCTCCTTTACCGGTGATATTGGCGGCAAAGTGCCACTCGGCATCGGTCAGGGCAGCCTCGCCATCCTCTCCTTCCTGCCTGAAGAAGAGCGCGAGGCGATCATACGCTTCAACATGCCCCGCATTCTGGACAAATCGTCAGTGGACGAGGTCGACCTGCGCATCATGATCGAGGAAGTGCGCAAGAGCGGTGCGGCAACCTTCAACTTCAACATGATCGACGGTATGGCGGGTCTCGGCGTACCAATTTTGAACGGCGACGGTGAAGCCGTGGCAGCGCTCAGCATCGGCACGCTTGCCGCGCGCCTCACCGAAAAGCGCCAGCAGACGGTGACGGAACTGCTGCGCAAGGAAGCGGCGATCATCTCGCAAAAGCTCAATCCATTCGACCCGACACTACGGCATCCAAATCAGGCTTTGTTGAAATAATCGAAAGCTTTAGCCCCGTTGCGCGCAACAGACTTGCTTTGTCCACAGCGGGCAAAAAGTTTGGCGATTGACTCACACACGCCGTCAGCGTTTGATCGCTGTCAGGTGTGGGGGTTCTGTGGGCGGAGGCAAATTATCCAAAGCAGAAAATCCATCTCTATAACGCTACAGTATTGGAGTTCTGTTGTGATCAAATCCACCAGACGGGGAATAATCCACCTTGCCTTTGCTCTCGCCGCATCGACGGCGATGGGCACGTTTGCCACCACGGCAGCACAGGCTCAGGACAAGATCCTGCTCATCATCAATGGCGCGCTCGGCGACAAGTCGTTCTTCGACAGCGCTGCCAAGGGCATGAAGATGATCAAGGACAAGTATGGCGACGACGTCGAGACCAAGATTCTCGAAATCGGCGACGATCCGACGAAATGGGAGCCGGTGTTCCTCGATGCGTCCGAACAGGACTGGGACCTGATCATCGGCGGCACCTACCAGATGTCGGAAACCGTTGGCTCGGTCGCACAGCAATATCCGGACAAGAAATATATCCTCTATGATGCAAGTGTGCCTTATGAAGAAGGCGGCTACGACAACGTCTATTCCATCCAGTACAAGCAAAACGAAGGTTCTTATCTCGGCGGCATGCTGGCAGCTTCGCTCCTGAAGGAAGGCAAGCTCGGCGATACCGGCAAGAATCTCGGCTTCCTCGGCGGCATGGACATTCCGGTCATCAACGACTTCCTCGTCGGCTACATTGCCGGTGCGCAGTCCGTGATGCCTGATGCCAAGATCGCGATTTCCTATGCCGGTTCCTTCATGGATGCCGCAAAGGGCAAGGAACTCGGTCTCGCGCAATATCGCTCCGACGTGTCGCTCGGCTTCGTCGTCGCCTCGCAGACCGGCCTCGGCCAGCTTTCGGCTGCCAAGGAAACCGGTAAATATGTTCTGGGCGTCGATTCCGATCAGGAAGCGATCTTCAAGGACAGCGATCCGGCTATCGCCAAGCAGGTTGTCAGCTCCGTTCTGAAGAATGTCGATGTCAGCCTTCTGCAAGCTTATGAACGTTTCAAGGCAGGCGACCTGCCGTTCGGCAAGGCGGAAGCGCTTGGCCTCAAGGAAGGCGCTGTCGGCATCGTGCAGGACGGCAACATGGCTTCCATGGCCACGCAGGAAATGAAGGATGCCATCAAGAAGGCTTCCGACGAGATTTCCGAAGGCAAGATCACGGTTCCGACCGCATTCGGCATGAGCACCGAGGATCTTAACGCGATCCGCAACAAGGTTCGTCCCTGATCGTGGAAAATCCAGCTGAAAATATTGAAGGCGGCGATGCTATCGTCGCCTTCCGCCCAATCGTCGCCTTCCGCGATGTGAGCAAGGTCTATCCGAACGGCACGCAAGCGCTTCGCGACGTGTCTTTTTCGATCCGCGCAGGCTCCATCCACGCCATTTGCGGCGAGAACGGTGCGGGCAAATCCACGCTCATGAAAATCCTGTTCGGCATCGAAAATGCCACGGCAGGCGAAATCATCGTCGATGGACAGCACATTGCGTCCTGGTCGCCGGAAGATGCCGCGGCCAAGGGCATTGGCATGGTGCACCAGCATTTCTCGCTCGTGCCGACCCTGACAGTTACCGAAAACATCATTCTCGGCCATGAGCCGGTGAAGGCAGGGCTGATCGACCGTGTGAGCGCGCGCAAAATGGTCGAAGCGCTGATGCAGCAATATGATCTGCACGCTGACCCCGAAGCGATCACGGGCGCACTTTCCGTCGCCGCCCAGCAGAAGGTTGAAATCCTGAAAGCGCTGGCGCGCCGCACGAGGCTCCTGATCCTCGACGAGCCGACCGCTGTTCTCTCTCCGCCGGAGATCGAGGAGCTGATGCGCAAGCTGAAGGCGCTGCGCGACGAAGGCATTACCATCCTCTTCATTTCCCACAAGCTGAACGAAGTGCGCGAACTGGCTGAAAGCGTGACCGTATTGCGTGCAGGCGCGGTTGCGGGCACGGAAAAGCTTGCCGACGTGCCGGACGATGCCATCATGCAGATGGTGATGGGCCATGCGGTCGACATTCCGCAACGCGCCCACAAGCACGGCACAATGAAAACCGTTCTCGACATGAAGGGCGTTACGACAAAAGCAGCCGACCCGGCAGACCGCATCAAGGATGTGAACCTGACCGTCGGTGCAGGCGAGATCGTCGGCGTCGCCGGTGTCGATGGCAGCGGCCAGCGCGGCCTCGTATCGGTGCTTTCCGGCCTTGCCGAAGCGGCCAGCGGCACGATCAGCCTCAACGGTGAGGATATGCTGCGCGCCGACACGGCAAGCTGGCGCAGACAAGGTCTCGCTCATCTGCCAGCCGACCGCTTTTCGCAAGGTGGCGCACCCGGCCTGTCTCTCGCCGAAAACGCGATCGCCGGAACTGGATCGATTACCGCCGACAAGCAGATCTTCTGGGGGCCGTTCCTGCGCTGGAATGCGATCAAGGCCCGTGTCAGCGGAATGATAAAGCAATATTCGGTGCGCGCAGGCGCAATCACCGAACGGCTCGATTCCCTTTCCGGCGGCAATGCGCAAAAGCTCATCGCCGCGCGCGAACTTGCCACCAATCCGAAATTCCTGATCGCCGACCAGCCAACACGCGGCATCGACGTTTCGGCGGCAGCCTTCCTGCACCGCCGCATCGACGAAGTGGCGCAGGGCGGCTGCGCCGTGCTGCTCGTCAGCGCCGATCTCGATGAATTGCTGCGCCTGAGCGACCGCATCGTCGTTCTCTTCAACGGACGTATCGTTGCCGTTCTGGAAAACGGACCAGACATCACACCGGCTGTCCTTGGACCTTATATGCTGGGGACACGAGCATGATCCCAAAAAGTGTAACGTGGTTTTTGGATGAGATCATGCTCAAGCAGAGAGTTGCAGCGTAATGCGCAGACTGATTTCCTATCTCATTCCATTCTTCCTGACCGTGCTTGTCATCGCCGTCATCATGGCGGTGCTTCTGGTGCCGCTGGCGCTGATGCAGGACAATCCCATCGGGGTTCTCAAGACGTTTTTCCTCGGACCATTCGGCAGCATTCGCCATATGGGCAATGTGGTGGAAGCGGCAACGCCGATCATGCTGACCGGCCTTGCGATCACCATCATGTTCCGCTCCGGCCTGTTCAATCTCGGCGCGGAAAGCGGCTTCTTCCTCGGCGCGCTCGGCGCTGTGGCGGGCGCTGTTCTGCTCCCTTCGCTCGGCTGGTTCTCGCTGCCGGTCGCCATTTTGTGCGGTGCGGTTGCGGGCAGTTTCGCTTGCACCATCCCGGCAGCGCTGCGGCTGCGTTTCGGCGCATCGGAAATGGTGACGTCGCTCGTCCTGAACTATGCCTTCCTGTTTCTCGGCCTGTTCGTCCTCAACTATGTCATCCGCGACCCGGCTGCGGGCGGAATGATGTCGCTCAGGATTCCGCCGGATGCCAAGCTTGACCGTCTGCTCGCCGGTACGCGTCTCAACAGCGGTTCGATCATTGCCATTCTGGCCTGTATCGCTGGCGGCATCTGGCTTTACTGGACGCGCTCGGGTCTCAATATCCGTATCGCAGGCTCCAGTCCTGGCTTTGCCAATCATCTTGGCCTGCCGCTCAAGGGCATCATCATGCGTGCCCAGATTGTCGGAGGACTGGTGGCGGGCATGGCCGGTGCGCTGGAAGTGCTCGGCCTTCACGCCCGCTTTGCCTGGCTCGATCTGCCCGGCTATGGCTGGACCGGCCTTGTCGTCGCCATTCTGGCACGCGAAAATCCGTTCCTGCTTATTCCGTCCGCACTTTTCCTTGGCTTCGTGCAGATCGGCGGCGATCTTCTGGCCCGCAACATGAACATCCCGACCGAAGTGGTGGGGCTTGTGACCGCCGCCATCATGGTGGGCGCGACGGCAAGCGTCATTCACAATCATCCGACCGTATTGCGGCTGATCCGCAACCTTCGCAATCGCGAAGGAGAACAAGCGGTAGTGCAGGCCGGAGTACAACCATGAGCATGGTTCTCGCACAAATTCTCGACCCATCCTTCATCGGCACCATCCTGCGCGTGGCAACACCTTTGCTGCTGGCAGCACTCGGCGTGATGATTTCCGACCGGGCAGGCGTCCTCAATATCGGCATGGAAGGGATGATGTTGTCGGCGGCGCTCATTGCCGTTCTGGCCAGTGCCGCTACCGGCAGCCCGGCTGTCGGCCTGCTGGCCGCGCTCATCACAGGTGCAGCTCTCGGCTGGCTGATGTCGCTTTCGGTCAACCGGCTTGGCACTGATCTCATCATGACCGGCATTGCACTCAACATCGCGGCTGCAGCGGCAACGACGCTCGGGCTTTTTCTTGCAACGGGCGACAAGGGCATGTCGGGCGCGTTGAAAAGCGGCGCTCTGCCAAGCCTTCCCGTGCCTTTCATCGGCAATATCCACATATTGACCTTTGCCGCCCTTCTCGCTGTCCCGGCGGTCAGCCTCCTGATGATGCGCACACGCTTCGGCCTGCATCTGCGCGCCACCGGCGTTGATCCCAAATCGGCGCGTGCCGCCGGTATCCATACAGGCCGGGTGCAGATGATGGCGCTTGTCCTGTCCGGTCTCTTCGGCGGTGCAGCCGGTGCCTATCTGTCGCTCGGCTATGTCACATGGTTTGCCCAGAACATGACTGCAGGTCGCGGTTTCATCGCGATTGCAGCCGAAGTTATGGGGCAAGGAACCGCATGGGGCACGCTTGTGGCAAGCCTGGTTCTCGCGGCGGCTGAATCTTTCGCCATCACGCTTCAGAGCCTCGGCCTGCCGTTCGAACTGATGCAGATGATCCCTTATCTCGTCCCGGTCGTTGTGCTGACGATCCACGCGGCACGCCGTCAGCGGCGCGCAAAGCAACTGAAAAACTCCTGAAATGCATAAGAATGAGAATGAAATGAAAGCTTGGGAATTGACCCGCGATCTGCTGCGCGACACGAAACCGGTGGTGCGCACAGCGGAAGAACAGACCTGGGATGCAAGCGCCGTCATGAAGGCGCAGGACGATCTCATGGCCATGTTCTGGAAAAGCAACGTGCCGGGATCGGCAGCACCTGAATGCCTAATGGCCGGTGCGCTGCAATCGCTGGAAAACAAGGGCTTCGTTCTTGCTCCCTATGAGGAGCTTCTTCGCGACGGGCTGACCGCACTTGAGCGCGGTGACTTTGAAACACTGTATCGCATCGACATGCGCCTGCGTGTCCTGATGCGCGCGGCACGGCCCGATCCGAACCATCCGTCGCAAAAGACTGTGCGTTACGGATCGTGGGACGAATTCGACGCCGCCGTTCAATGGCCTGACGATGTGCTCTATGCCGTCCAGTCCGATGATTTCCGCGACCGCACCGCAGCCGCCTGGATGGCGCAGCTTGTCGGAGCTGCGGCTGGTACGGCGCTCGAAGGTTATACGGCAGAAAACATCGCCGAGGTCTTCGGACCGATCCGCGATTATGTGCGCGAGCCAAACACCTATAATGACGACATCACCTTCGAGATCGCATTTCTCGAAGCCTTCGGCGACAAGGGTTCTGCCGTGACCAGCGCGGACATTGCCGAGCGCTGGACCTCGCTGATCCCGCTTGGCTGGTCGGCGGAGGCGATCGCGCTTTCCAATATGCGGCGCGGCCTCATCGCGCCCGAAACCGGCACGTCCGACAATCCGTTCGATGAATGGATCGGCGCACAGATGCGCGGCACAATCTGCGGCATGGTCGTGCCGGGTCGCGCTCGCGAAGCTGCCCGCCTCGCATGGATGGACGCGGAAATCTCCCATGCCGGAAACGGTATTTTGGGCGAAGTCTTCAATGCTGTCATGGCGGCGCGCGCCTTTGCAATTGGCGACACGCGCGAATTGCTGGTCTCGACGGCAGCGCTTTTCCCGACCGAAACCGAATATGGTGCGGTTCTGGCCTTCGCGCTCGATGCCTGCCGTTCTGCCGGCAACTGGCAGGACGCATGGGCGAAATGCGATGCGGAATATGCCGAATATAACTGGATTCATGTCTATCCGAATGCAGCCGCGCAAGTGATTGCACTGTGGTTCGGCGAAGGCGATTTCGACCGCACGCTCGAAATCGTCTGCGGCATCGGCCACGACGTAGACTGCAACGCCGCCCAGATTCTGAGCATGATCGCCATCCAGCGCGGGTCCGGCATCATCGCCGAACGGTGGTCGAAGCCGCTGCTGGCCGACGACATCGTCACCTATATGCGCCGCCCGGCGAAAATCTCCTTCGACGCACTTGTCGACCAGACGGTCGATGCGGCGCGCAATGCTCTCTAAATCCCCTCATCAGGAAACCATCATGGCCCGTAAAATCATTATCGATACCGATCCCGGTCAGGACGATGCCGTCGCCATTCTTCTGGCCTTGGCAAGCCCGGAACTCGACATTCTCGGCATCACCGCAGTGGCAGGCAACGGCCCGCTGGCGCGCACCGAAATCAACGCCCGCACAATCTGTGAAGTGGCCAAAAAGCCGGAAACCAAGGTTTTTGCAGGCTCCATCCGTCCTCTGGTACGCCCGCTTGTGACGGCTGAAAACGTCCACGGCAAGACCGGTCTCGACGGTTACGACCTGCCCAAGCCGACCATGCCGCTGCAGGCGCAGCACGGCGTCGATTTCATCATCGAAACGCTGATGAAAGAGGAGCCGGGCACCGTCACGCTTTGCCCGCTCGGACCGCTGACCAACATCGCATCCGCACTGATCCGCGAGCCGAAGATTGCTGAGCGCGTCAAGGAAATCGTGCTGATGGGCGGCGGCTATTTCGAGGGCGGCAACATCACACCGTCGGCGGAATTCAACATCTATGTCGATCCGCACGCCGCTGCGGTCGTGTTCAAATCCGGCATCAAGATCACCATGATGCCGCTCGATGTGACACACAAGGTTCTGACCACCGAAAAGCGCATCGCCGCCATTCGCGGCATCGGCACCCATGTTGGCGAAGTAGTCGCCGCATGGCTCGAATTCTTCGAGCGCTATGACGAAGCCAAATACGGCACCGACGGCGGCCCGCTGCACGATCCAAACGTCATCGCCTATCTCATCAAGCCGGAACTCTATTCCGGACGCGAGTGCAATGTGGAAATCGAAATCAATTCGGAACTGACGATCGGCGAAACGGTCGTCGACTGGTGGGAAGTGACCGACCGTCCGAAGAACGCGCTCTTCATCAAGGATGTGGATGCAGACGGCTTCTTCAGCCTGCTGACCGAACGTCTCGCAACGCTCTGATTTTTTCTGAGCATGATCCCGAAAACCGGAAGTTCACTTTTCGGGATCATGCCATAAACCACATTTTTGCCACAAAAAAGCCGCGAGCACCTTATTCTCGCGGCTTCTTCGCCATGTTTGACAAGAGGTTTTTGCGCAGTTTTCTGCTCAAAATGAGCGAAACTGGCGCAAAATGCCCCGAGTTTTCATTCGGCCTTAATTTGCAGAAGTGCCGCCACTTCCCCGGCGGTCGGTGCAGCCGCTCCCGCGCCCGCTCTTGTGACTGCAATCGCACCCGCTGCCGAGCCATACCGCACGCAATCATGCAAGGGTTGGCCCTGCGAGAAAGCGACCGCAAAACCGCCGTTGAAACTGTCACCGGCGGCAACCGTATCCACCACCTTGACCTTGAACGGCGCGAAGTGTTTGACCTCGTCCGCTGTCACCAGCAATGCGCCACGGCTTCCAAGCTTGACGATGACCGTCTTCGGCCCGCGCTCCAGAAGATTGCGCGCGGCAGCTTCCGCCGAAGCAAGATCGGTCGGCTCGATACCGGTAATTTCAGCAGCTTCTGTTTCGTTGGGAGAGATGATGTCGCTCAATGAAATCAGGTCCGCCATGCGGCTTGCATCGCCGACCGGTGCCGGGTCAAGCAAAACACTGCCGCCAGCCGCACGCGCGGCTTTTGCCACGGCAAGATTGGCTTCATGCGGAACTTCGCGTTGCAACAGCGTAATCTTCGCCCTGGCAATATCGGCAGTATAGGCATTGACGTCGGCAGCCGACCAGTGCGCATTGGCTCCGGCACAAACAGCAATCGTGTTCTGTCCGGCTTCCTCAACCTGAATGATCGCCATGCCCGTATCGACACCGTCAATCACGCGCACGCTTCCGGTGTTGAGGCCAAATTCCTGCATCTGCTTCAAGGCCAGTTCGCCGAAGGCATCGTTGCCGACAGCACCGACGAAGCGGACATCACCGCCCATCTTGGCGACCGCAACCGCCTGATTGGCACCCTTGCCACCGAGGCCGATACCATAGCCCGATGCATTCACGGTCTGCCCCGGACGCGGCAGCGCGGCCATCCGGGCGCTGACATCCACATTCACACTGCCGAAAATAAAAATCTTCAACGGTTTTCTCCATCGCTTTGCTGCCGCACCATAGCTGCGCCGAAACAAAACTTCCACGCCGGGCTTGCCACCATGCACAGAGAGAAAAAAGCCGCGGATTTCTCCGCGGCTTCATCATAGGACCTGTTCAGAGGCTTATTCGGCCTTCAGGAACTCACCCACTTCCAGCAGCACGAATTCATTGTCATCCACCTTGTCGAGGAAACGACCAGCTGAGAACGGCAGATTGTTGTCGTTGCCGACCACAATATGCGTGTCGTCCACACGATCCACATTCTCGATGGTCAGGAACGGCATATCGTAAATGCCTTCACGTCCACCTTGACGGCGCTTGTTTTCCGGGTCGGCGATGGCGAGCAGATCGATATAGCCGATCTTGCGCACTTCCTTGCCGTCATTGCTGTCGTCGAAAGCGATCTTGTAGATGCGCTTGACCTTCGACGGCACATCGAAGCAATCGGCCTGCGGCTTCTTCGGATCGGCGCAGGCCTTGTCCGCCGTGCCGACGCCGTTGTCACGCTCGATGACCAGCGCTGTGGTTTCATCCAGCATGTTGAAATCGCCGATGGCTTCGCCACCCTCGGCCAGCGGATAGAGCCAGGAGCGGCCCGTCCACTTCTTGTCGGCAACGTTGAATTCGATGACCCGCAGCCCGGTCTTGCCGCTTTCGGTCTTTTCCGGCGCGCCATCGACAAAAAGCGGACCTTCCAGAAGACCGTAGAGCTTCGAGCCGTCCTTCGACATCGCCAGCCCCTCGAAGCCTCCCGAGCGCTTCAGATTGTAAGTCGGGAGCTTGAGGCTCGGATTGGCGGGCAGAGCGATTTTCGGATTGTCCGGCGACAACACTTCCGTCTCGCCGACGAAAGTCGGGAACACATCGGTCAGCTTGCCGTCCATGTCGAATTTCAACAGGAAAGGACCGAATTCCTCGCCTACCCAGAAGCCATCCGCAACGGGCTGGATAGATTCCACATCGAAATCGGCGCCGGTCAGATAGCGCTTTTCAGCGCCTTCCATGACGATGGGAAACGGAGCCTTCTTGTCCGGATCGCTGAGGAACACGGTCTTCACGCGCTCCACCGTACCCTTGTCCCAGTCGAACTTGACATTGTGCAGCATCAGCATGGCATCCGGCGAGTTAAGCTTGGAGCCGAAGCCATTGTCGGACAGTGACCAGAAGCTGCCGTCTTCCATGGTCTTGATGCCGGAAAAGCCCTGCACCGGCTGGCCGTCGAACGGCAAAGACAGGCCGGTCTTGCGCACGCCGTCCTTGCCTTCAACAGTGCCGATGCCCTCAGCACGCTTGCGGTCGGCGGTGGTGAACTTGCCCGACGTCTTCAGGTGATCCGCCGCGTCTTCCGGTGCAGCGATGATCGTGTTCGCGGGCAGGATGGCATGGGCCTTGAGCGTTGCAGGAAAAGCCTTTTCTTCAGCGGAGGCCGGAAAAGCCAATGCGACGGCACCGGCAAGCATGGTCGAAGCGACGAGACGCGATATCATGATAAGTCCCCGTTGGAATTCAAATACAGGGACGCAATTAGGCTGGCTTTGTATCGCTGGCTTGACGCTTCCATGAAGCTTTGACGAAGGCCCCCAACTTTCACCGGGGGCCAACTGTCTCATCAAGTCATTACACCGCGATCTTGCCGCCGCCCTGCTTGGTGATTGCCACCACGGCAGGCCGAACCGGCATATCGTCCTTGAAATCCGGCCAGCGGGTGGACAGGTCCTCGTAATAGGACGGACGGCCATGACCGTCCCAATCCTCGCCGCCGTCGCCCGGATGCTGCACGGCGACGAAAGCCGTCTCATCGTCGGGTGCGAACAGCGGACCGCACATTTCTGCACCCACCGGCACGCGGTAGAACAGTTTCGAGGTCGCGCGCGCATCGCCTTCCGTATCGACCGCCCAAAGTCCGTCCGTGCGACCGGTACCCTTGTTGCTGTTGCCATCGGTTGCGACCCAAAGCCGACCGGCACTGTCGACGGCGGCGTTGTCCGGCATACCGAACCAGCCATTGCGCGTCGTATCGGTGGAAAAGCTGGCACCGACTTCTGCCACAGAAGGATCGCCGCATTTCAACAGCACCTCCCACTTGCCCGTCGTGGCGGCAAAATCCTGACCATCTTCCTCGATCTCGATGATATGGCCGAAGGCGTTCTTGGCGCGCGGATTGGCGGCATCCACCTGATCGTCCTTGCGCTTGGTATTGTTGGTGAGCATGACATAAACACGGCCATTGACCGGGTTCGGCTGCACGTCCTCGGGGCGATCCATCTTGGTCGCGCCGAGAAGATCACCGGCACGCCGGGTTTCGATCAGCACATCGGCCTGACTTTTGAAGCCGTTCTGCTCGGTCAGCGGACCCTGACCGAATACCAGCGGCATCCACTCAACCTTGCCATCTTCATGGAATTTGGCCACGTGAAGCGTGCCTTCATCCAGCAGATCCATATTGGCAGCGCGATCATCCGGGTTGAACTTGCCCGCCGTCACGAACTTGTAGACATAGTCGAAGCGTTCGTCGTCGCCCAGATAGAAGACCACGCGCCCGTCCTTGTTGACGATGGATTCGGCGCCCTCATGCTTGAAACGGCCAAGCGCGGTCCGCTTCTTCGGCACGGAGTTCGGATCGGACACATCGACCTCGACGATCCAGCCGAAACGGTTCGGTTCGTTCGGTTCCTTGGAAACATCGAAACGGTCGTAGAAACGTCCCCATTCGTATGAACCTTCGGGAATGCCCATGCGCTTGTAATTGGCCGTCTCCGCGTGACCTTCCGGCAGTTCGCCGATGAAATAGCCATGGATGTTTTCCTCGGCCATGATGTAGGTGCCCCAGGGTGTGACGCCGCCTGCACAATTGTTGACCGTGCCGAAAACCTTGGTGCCGGAAGGATCGGCATTGGTCTTGACGCGATCATGACCGGCGGCGGGACCGCTCAGCGCCATCTCGGTATTGGAGGTGATGCGGCGGTTGTTTGCACCGTCGAGCACCGGTTGCCACTTGCCGTCCTGCTTGCGGATTTCGACAATCGTGCCGCCATGGGCGGCCATTTCGATATCCACCTGTTCCTTCGAGAGCGGAGCCTGCTCCACCTTGCCGTCGACTATCTTGACGAGGCCGGGGAACATCAGGTGCGGATT
This genomic window contains:
- a CDS encoding IclR family transcriptional regulator, coding for MDDISENPKSGAALNSSLVKAIHILKGLASSTEDGVRLIDLARDLELSQPSTHRLLKTLIAENLVEQLPDKKAYRLSLEFFAMAAQARQRDGILNIARPSLLRLSTTFNDTVFLLVRSNFDAVCLDRVEGPFPIRSFTGDIGGKVPLGIGQGSLAILSFLPEEEREAIIRFNMPRILDKSSVDEVDLRIMIEEVRKSGAATFNFNMIDGMAGLGVPILNGDGEAVAALSIGTLAARLTEKRQQTVTELLRKEAAIISQKLNPFDPTLRHPNQALLK
- a CDS encoding BMP family ABC transporter substrate-binding protein; amino-acid sequence: MIKSTRRGIIHLAFALAASTAMGTFATTAAQAQDKILLIINGALGDKSFFDSAAKGMKMIKDKYGDDVETKILEIGDDPTKWEPVFLDASEQDWDLIIGGTYQMSETVGSVAQQYPDKKYILYDASVPYEEGGYDNVYSIQYKQNEGSYLGGMLAASLLKEGKLGDTGKNLGFLGGMDIPVINDFLVGYIAGAQSVMPDAKIAISYAGSFMDAAKGKELGLAQYRSDVSLGFVVASQTGLGQLSAAKETGKYVLGVDSDQEAIFKDSDPAIAKQVVSSVLKNVDVSLLQAYERFKAGDLPFGKAEALGLKEGAVGIVQDGNMASMATQEMKDAIKKASDEISEGKITVPTAFGMSTEDLNAIRNKVRP
- a CDS encoding ABC transporter ATP-binding protein is translated as MENPAENIEGGDAIVAFRPIVAFRDVSKVYPNGTQALRDVSFSIRAGSIHAICGENGAGKSTLMKILFGIENATAGEIIVDGQHIASWSPEDAAAKGIGMVHQHFSLVPTLTVTENIILGHEPVKAGLIDRVSARKMVEALMQQYDLHADPEAITGALSVAAQQKVEILKALARRTRLLILDEPTAVLSPPEIEELMRKLKALRDEGITILFISHKLNEVRELAESVTVLRAGAVAGTEKLADVPDDAIMQMVMGHAVDIPQRAHKHGTMKTVLDMKGVTTKAADPADRIKDVNLTVGAGEIVGVAGVDGSGQRGLVSVLSGLAEAASGTISLNGEDMLRADTASWRRQGLAHLPADRFSQGGAPGLSLAENAIAGTGSITADKQIFWGPFLRWNAIKARVSGMIKQYSVRAGAITERLDSLSGGNAQKLIAARELATNPKFLIADQPTRGIDVSAAAFLHRRIDEVAQGGCAVLLVSADLDELLRLSDRIVVLFNGRIVAVLENGPDITPAVLGPYMLGTRA
- a CDS encoding ABC transporter permease, with the protein product MRRLISYLIPFFLTVLVIAVIMAVLLVPLALMQDNPIGVLKTFFLGPFGSIRHMGNVVEAATPIMLTGLAITIMFRSGLFNLGAESGFFLGALGAVAGAVLLPSLGWFSLPVAILCGAVAGSFACTIPAALRLRFGASEMVTSLVLNYAFLFLGLFVLNYVIRDPAAGGMMSLRIPPDAKLDRLLAGTRLNSGSIIAILACIAGGIWLYWTRSGLNIRIAGSSPGFANHLGLPLKGIIMRAQIVGGLVAGMAGALEVLGLHARFAWLDLPGYGWTGLVVAILARENPFLLIPSALFLGFVQIGGDLLARNMNIPTEVVGLVTAAIMVGATASVIHNHPTVLRLIRNLRNREGEQAVVQAGVQP
- a CDS encoding ABC transporter permease, with the translated sequence MSMVLAQILDPSFIGTILRVATPLLLAALGVMISDRAGVLNIGMEGMMLSAALIAVLASAATGSPAVGLLAALITGAALGWLMSLSVNRLGTDLIMTGIALNIAAAAATTLGLFLATGDKGMSGALKSGALPSLPVPFIGNIHILTFAALLAVPAVSLLMMRTRFGLHLRATGVDPKSARAAGIHTGRVQMMALVLSGLFGGAAGAYLSLGYVTWFAQNMTAGRGFIAIAAEVMGQGTAWGTLVASLVLAAAESFAITLQSLGLPFELMQMIPYLVPVVVLTIHAARRQRRAKQLKNS
- a CDS encoding ADP-ribosylglycohydrolase family protein, with the translated sequence MKAWELTRDLLRDTKPVVRTAEEQTWDASAVMKAQDDLMAMFWKSNVPGSAAPECLMAGALQSLENKGFVLAPYEELLRDGLTALERGDFETLYRIDMRLRVLMRAARPDPNHPSQKTVRYGSWDEFDAAVQWPDDVLYAVQSDDFRDRTAAAWMAQLVGAAAGTALEGYTAENIAEVFGPIRDYVREPNTYNDDITFEIAFLEAFGDKGSAVTSADIAERWTSLIPLGWSAEAIALSNMRRGLIAPETGTSDNPFDEWIGAQMRGTICGMVVPGRAREAARLAWMDAEISHAGNGILGEVFNAVMAARAFAIGDTRELLVSTAALFPTETEYGAVLAFALDACRSAGNWQDAWAKCDAEYAEYNWIHVYPNAAAQVIALWFGEGDFDRTLEIVCGIGHDVDCNAAQILSMIAIQRGSGIIAERWSKPLLADDIVTYMRRPAKISFDALVDQTVDAARNAL
- a CDS encoding nucleoside hydrolase, producing MARKIIIDTDPGQDDAVAILLALASPELDILGITAVAGNGPLARTEINARTICEVAKKPETKVFAGSIRPLVRPLVTAENVHGKTGLDGYDLPKPTMPLQAQHGVDFIIETLMKEEPGTVTLCPLGPLTNIASALIREPKIAERVKEIVLMGGGYFEGGNITPSAEFNIYVDPHAAAVVFKSGIKITMMPLDVTHKVLTTEKRIAAIRGIGTHVGEVVAAWLEFFERYDEAKYGTDGGPLHDPNVIAYLIKPELYSGRECNVEIEINSELTIGETVVDWWEVTDRPKNALFIKDVDADGFFSLLTERLATL
- the rbsK gene encoding ribokinase: MAALPRPGQTVNASGYGIGLGGKGANQAVAVAKMGGDVRFVGAVGNDAFGELALKQMQEFGLNTGSVRVIDGVDTGMAIIQVEEAGQNTIAVCAGANAHWSAADVNAYTADIARAKITLLQREVPHEANLAVAKAARAAGGSVLLDPAPVGDASRMADLISLSDIISPNETEAAEITGIEPTDLASAEAAARNLLERGPKTVIVKLGSRGALLVTADEVKHFAPFKVKVVDTVAAGDSFNGGFAVAFSQGQPLHDCVRYGSAAGAIAVTRAGAGAAAPTAGEVAALLQIKAE